Within Thermococcus indicus, the genomic segment TGGAAGATGGAAAGATAACCAACGCCGCACTGCTGCTCTTTGGAAAAGAGCCGCAGAGGTATTATATCCAGGCTAGGGTTAGAATAGGCAGGTTTAAAGACCCGATGACTATCATAGACGACAAGGAGATTGAGGGAAATCTCTTTACACAGGTTGAAGAGGCTATGAAGGCGATAATGGGCCATATTGGAGTCAGGTATGAGTTTGAGGGAGAGCTGAGGAGAAGGGAAATCTGGGATTATCCATTGGATGCCCTCAGGGAGGCCATAATAAACGCCCTGATTCACAGGGACTACACCGACCCGAGCAGTATACAGATTAAGATCTTTGATGACTTCATCTGGATCTGGAATCCCGGGAAGCTGCCGGAAGGGATTAGCCTTGAAGACCTGAAAAAGGAGATGCACCCATCCAAGCTGAGAAACCCCACGATTGCCCAGGTCTTCTACTACGCCGGACTGATCGAGAGGTGGGGAACAGGAACGTTTAAGATGGTTCGCCTCTGTCTGGAGAACGGCTTACCCGAGCCCGAGTTTAAGGAAGAGGCCGGGGGATTCCTGGTTCTTTTGAGAAAGGATATTTATACTGAGGATTACCTGAGAAAGTTAGGTTTGAATGACAGACAGATTAGGGCAGTACTCTATGTGAAGGAGAAGGGGAGGATAGGGAATAAGGAATATCAGGAGCTGTTCGGGGTTTCAAAACCAACCGCTTCCAGGGAATTAGACAGTCTTGTTAAGAAAGGAATCCTGGCGAGAATCGGGGCCACGGGGAGGGGTACTCATTATGTGTTAAAGGGCTCAAAGGAATCATAAAGGGCTCATAAAGGTATCATAAATTGAAAAAGGTGACCCCCATGAGCGAGGCGAGCCAGGCTTTGTAGAGGATTGCCTGGAATGCGGTTCCAACCTAATTTAAAACCTGAAAAGATAAAGTTATAGACAAAATGGCATTTATGGGTGAACGGAGGAAGTATTTATGTGCGACGTTGAAAGGTTAATATCCACCGGTGAGAACGAAGAGATTGAATTCAAGGAAAACTTTGACTTTAACGGGATATTGGAAACGGCGGTTGCTTTTGCTAATAAAAGGGGTGGCGTGATATTAGTCGGAGTCAGGAACAATGGGGCCGTCGTTGGGGTTCAAATAGGCAGGGAAACACTGAGGGACTGGGCCAACAGAATTTCCCAAAATACCGATCCGCCGGTGATACCTGAGCTTGAGGTTGAAGAGGTTAATGGCAAAAAAGTCCTCTGCATAAAGATTGATGAATATCCAGTAA encodes:
- a CDS encoding AlbA family DNA-binding domain-containing protein; the protein is MNVSDLLKKGESETSEFKRELNDSVYKTLSAFANTHGGILLLGVGDDGKVFGFSGDLDSLARSIRHNLGINPSIKVEEISGKRVVIIEVPQSPIPVSFRGRYYRRVGAQTVEMGWEELGRFFLKKSGVTWDSLPSSAALKDLDEETIRKFVRMAKNRLPYINENEDVESILDKLGLLEDGKITNAALLLFGKEPQRYYIQARVRIGRFKDPMTIIDDKEIEGNLFTQVEEAMKAIMGHIGVRYEFEGELRRREIWDYPLDALREAIINALIHRDYTDPSSIQIKIFDDFIWIWNPGKLPEGISLEDLKKEMHPSKLRNPTIAQVFYYAGLIERWGTGTFKMVRLCLENGLPEPEFKEEAGGFLVLLRKDIYTEDYLRKLGLNDRQIRAVLYVKEKGRIGNKEYQELFGVSKPTASRELDSLVKKGILARIGATGRGTHYVLKGSKES